CAAGCCGGGCTGGCCTCAATCCCTCCCTGGTGCATTATTATTTCCCCACGACAGATGATCTGTTGGTCACCGCCTATCAGCGGGGCGCGGAACAAAGCCTGGAGCGACATAAGGAAGCGGCGCTCGCGGATGATCCATGGGCCGCGTTATGGGCGCTGAGCATCGATCCCAGCCGCACGGCCCTGGCCATGGAGTTCATGGCGCTCGCCAATCATCGAAAGGCGATCCGCGGGGAGATTGCCCGCTATGCCGATGAGATCCGCGCCGTGCAATCTGTGGCGCTGAAGCGGGCGATGGAAAAAGCGGGCATAGATCTGGGACCATGCACCCCCGCGACCGCTTCGGTCCTACTGGCGGGCATAGCGCGCGTGCTGGTGATGGAGGAAGGCGTCGGCATCGTGGCCGGACATGATGAAACATACCAGTTCATGGAGTGGCTTTTCGCACGCCTGAAAGACCGCCCTGGCGATGGAATGGGCGGTGGGACGCCATAAGCGGATTTCCTTTTGCCAGCCGCGCCGTCCGGACGCTAAGCAAATGCTTAGCATGATGGGAATGCGATCACCCGCCCCATGGATCGCGACATTGCGCCCAGCTTTATGGCGCAGGCTGGAAGGGAAGGCATATGGATCAGGCAGGTTTCGAGGTCAGGGACCTGGCGCCAAGGATCGGCAGTGAAATCACGGCCGATGTAGACATGCTGATGAGCGGCGCCTGTTCTGCCCGTATCCGGTCGATGCTGGAGGAGCGCGGCGTGATCGCGATCCGCGGCATCCATCTCACCGACGAACAACAAATCGACTTTACCAAGACCCTTGGCTCGATCGCTGAGGAAAAGACCTTCAAGATCACGATGGACCCCAGGGAAAATCCGGTCGCCGAATATATCAAGGGCGCCTTTTACTGGCACATTGACGGCACCATGGGCGACGTTCCGATCTTCGCATCGCTGATGAGCAGCAGGCGCTTGTCCGATACCGGCGGGCAGACCGAATTTTCCAACACCTATGCCGCCTATGACGATCTGCCGGAATCCGAAAAGAAAGCCCTGGAAAAGCTGAAGATCGTCCACATGTTCGAAGTCGCCCAGCGCTATGTCCAGCCCGAACCAAGCCATGCCTTGCTGCAATCCTGGCAGCAGTTCCAGCCCAGCAGGCTGCCGCTGGTCTGGACGCACCGGTCAGGCCGCAAATCGCTGGTGCTGGGGTCGACCGCTTCGCATGTCGAAGGCATGGATCTGCGTGAAGGCTGGGCCTTGCTCACCCGTCTGCGCGATTATGCGACCCAGCCTCAGTTCGTCTATCGCCACGAATGGACGCTGGGCGACCTGGTGATCTGGGACAATACGGGAACCATGCATCGGGCACTTCCCTATGCGATGGATAGCGGGCGGCTGATGCATCGTACCACGCTAGCCGGCGAAGAACCCTTCGCTTGAGCGCAAGTCGCTTTCCATTCATTCATTGAGGAAGCCGATGATGAAAGAACCGCCGCCCGTTGCGGTCGTGACCGGCGCCAGCCGAGGTGCAGGACGAGGTATAGCCATCGCGCTGGGTCGCCATGGCTGCACCGTCTATGTCACGGGCCGTTCGGAAAAGACCGGCGATCACGCCCTTCCCGGCACGATAGGAGAAACGGCCCAGGCTGTCACTGATGCGGGCGGGCATGGTATTGCCGTACGCATCGATCATGCCGACGACGCACAGGTCCGGGCACTGTTCATGCAGGTGGAACAGGAGCGGGGTCGGCTGGACATCCTCGTCAACAATGCCTGCGCCCTGCATGACGATCTGACGGCGCCCGGCGATTTCTGGGAAAAACCGATCGGGATCGTCGACATGCTCGATGTTGGTCTGCGCAGTTCCTATGTCGCAAGCTATTATGCAGCGTCGCCCATGGTCGCGCGGCGCCACGGGCTAATTATCTTCACCTCAGCCTCCGGCGCGGCGCATTATTCTTTCGGCCCCGCTTATGGCGCGCACAAGGCGGGGGTGGACAAATTTGCTGCCGACATGGCGGTCGACCTCCGCCCTCATGGCGTCGCGGCCCTTTCGATCTGGATGGGCGCGCTGCTGACCGACCGGCTGCGCATGGTGATTGCCTCCGATCCCGTGAAATATAAGGACTTGGAAGCCACGACCGAGACGCCGGAATTTACCGGGGAAGCCATCTGGGCGCTATATACTGATCCCGCGCTGATGGACCTTAGCGGCCAGACCGTGATCGGCGCGGAAATCGGCCTGCGCTATGGATTTGCCGACAGCAATGGACGCCAGCCACGCTCCTGCCGTGACACGCATCAGGTAGCGCCGCGGCCTCAACATCCCCTGATATTGCGATGAATGCAGGACGAAGGAGGCACGGGATGAATGATGCGGATCTGGAAAATCTCCGCCAGGATGTGGCTTATCTGAAGGATCGATTGGCCATTCAAGATCTGATCGCACGCCATGCGCGGGGCCATGACCGGCACGATGTCGACCTGCTGACCGCCGCCTATCATCCGGACGGGATCGACGAACATGGCCATGCCATCAATGCCGGGCCAAACTATGCGCGCTGGTCCAATGCGGTCCATGCAGCCGGATCGGAGTCTCACCTGCACAATATCACGACGCATTTGTGCGAAATCGATGGGGATGTCGCGCACTGCGAAAGCTATGTGATGGTATCGCTGCTCGATTGCGGCGGGAAGACGGCGCGGATCATCAACGGTCGCTATATCGATCGCGTCGAACGGCGCGACGGCGAATGGCGGATCTCCCTTCGGCGCTCGACGGTCGACACATTGATCGCGGGTGACGCATCCATCCTGCAACATCCCCGGTTCATCGAACAGGGCTACACCAGGGGGCAACGCGACAGACGCGATGTCTCCTATCAATATCCTCTCTCGCTGGACCAAGCCGTCGACCGATGGTGAACAAGATCGGGCGACAGCGCCCTTTACTTCCGGCTTCGCTTGGTAAAACGCGCGAATGCCGCATCGGAAAGGCGCACTTCGACCCGTGTCTCTTCATCCTCGACGGCGGTGGAGAGCATTTCGCCATGTTCGTGCAGCCAGGCGATCGCCGCGCCATCCGAAATCGGAATGCGCAGGCCATAGATTTTCGCGCCGCGTGTCATGCGGTCGCTGATCGTGCGCTGGAGCATCTCGACCCCCTCGCCCGTGAGCGCCGAAAGGATTACCACATCGTCGCGCCGGACAGCCTGTTCGCGGACAAGCACCTCTTCCTCGCCGCTCAACAGGTCAAGCTTGTTCCATGCCTCGATGATTGGTGGCGGTTCGGGATCGCCTTCGCTCCGATCCAGCGCGGATTCGCCGCTGACCCCTAATTCACCCAGGACGTCGAGCACATCATCCCGTTGCGCTTCGCTATCGGGATGGGCGATATCGCGAACATGGACGATGAGGTCGGCCGACAGCACCTCCTCCAGCGTCGCGCGGAAAGCTGCGATGAGCTGCGTCGGCAGGTCGGAAACGAAGCCCACCGTGTCGGACAGGATCGCCTTGTCGAGGCCAGGCAGAGCAATCTGGCGCATGGTGGGATCAAGCGTGGCGAAGAGCAGGTCTTCCGCCATGACATCCGCCCCGGTCAGGCGATTGAACAGCGTCGATTTCCCGGCGTTGGTATAGCCGACCAGCGCGATCACCGGCCAGGGCGCGCGCTGACGCCGGGCGCGATGCAGACCGCGGGTGCGCGTTACCTGATCCAGTTCACGGCGTATCTTGGCCATGCGGTCGCGGATCATGCGGCGATCCGCCTCGATCTGCGTTTCGCCGGGGCCGCCGAGAAAGCCGAAACCGCCCCTTTGCCGCTCAAGGTGAGTCCAGCTTCGCACAAGGCGGCCGGCCTGGTAATCGAGGTGGGCGAGTTCCACCTGAAGGCGGCCCTCGTTGGTGGCCGCACGTTCGCCGAAGATTTCGAGGATCAGACCGGTGCGATCGATCACCTTGG
This genomic stretch from Sphingobium sp. BYY-5 harbors:
- a CDS encoding SDR family NAD(P)-dependent oxidoreductase, giving the protein MKEPPPVAVVTGASRGAGRGIAIALGRHGCTVYVTGRSEKTGDHALPGTIGETAQAVTDAGGHGIAVRIDHADDAQVRALFMQVEQERGRLDILVNNACALHDDLTAPGDFWEKPIGIVDMLDVGLRSSYVASYYAASPMVARRHGLIIFTSASGAAHYSFGPAYGAHKAGVDKFAADMAVDLRPHGVAALSIWMGALLTDRLRMVIASDPVKYKDLEATTETPEFTGEAIWALYTDPALMDLSGQTVIGAEIGLRYGFADSNGRQPRSCRDTHQVAPRPQHPLILR
- a CDS encoding TetR/AcrR family transcriptional regulator, yielding MLDATLALLVEEGYAAVSGRKVASRAGLNPSLVHYYFPTTDDLLVTAYQRGAEQSLERHKEAALADDPWAALWALSIDPSRTALAMEFMALANHRKAIRGEIARYADEIRAVQSVALKRAMEKAGIDLGPCTPATASVLLAGIARVLVMEEGVGIVAGHDETYQFMEWLFARLKDRPGDGMGGGTP
- a CDS encoding TauD/TfdA family dioxygenase, translated to MDQAGFEVRDLAPRIGSEITADVDMLMSGACSARIRSMLEERGVIAIRGIHLTDEQQIDFTKTLGSIAEEKTFKITMDPRENPVAEYIKGAFYWHIDGTMGDVPIFASLMSSRRLSDTGGQTEFSNTYAAYDDLPESEKKALEKLKIVHMFEVAQRYVQPEPSHALLQSWQQFQPSRLPLVWTHRSGRKSLVLGSTASHVEGMDLREGWALLTRLRDYATQPQFVYRHEWTLGDLVIWDNTGTMHRALPYAMDSGRLMHRTTLAGEEPFA
- the hflX gene encoding GTPase HflX translates to MAIFNRDSDDEVARGARAVVVHAETHGADRRDSDARLEEARGLALAIGIDVRAAQAFRVRDRKPATLFGSGQVDQIATLVKQEEAELVIVDNSLSPVQQSNLEKACEAKVIDRTGLILEIFGERAATNEGRLQVELAHLDYQAGRLVRSWTHLERQRGGFGFLGGPGETQIEADRRMIRDRMAKIRRELDQVTRTRGLHRARRQRAPWPVIALVGYTNAGKSTLFNRLTGADVMAEDLLFATLDPTMRQIALPGLDKAILSDTVGFVSDLPTQLIAAFRATLEEVLSADLIVHVRDIAHPDSEAQRDDVLDVLGELGVSGESALDRSEGDPEPPPIIEAWNKLDLLSGEEEVLVREQAVRRDDVVILSALTGEGVEMLQRTISDRMTRGAKIYGLRIPISDGAAIAWLHEHGEMLSTAVEDEETRVEVRLSDAAFARFTKRSRK
- a CDS encoding nuclear transport factor 2 family protein, which gives rise to MNDADLENLRQDVAYLKDRLAIQDLIARHARGHDRHDVDLLTAAYHPDGIDEHGHAINAGPNYARWSNAVHAAGSESHLHNITTHLCEIDGDVAHCESYVMVSLLDCGGKTARIINGRYIDRVERRDGEWRISLRRSTVDTLIAGDASILQHPRFIEQGYTRGQRDRRDVSYQYPLSLDQAVDRW